TCTGTCACCAGTTAAAAATTTTAAAACAAATATAGCTGATATAAATTGGGAAATAACAGTTGATATAGCTGCTCCATTTACTCCAAAATCCAAGATAAATATAAAAATAGGGTCAAGAATAATATTTGTAATAGCTCCTAAAAAAATTGTTAACATTCCAATGTTGGCAAAACCTTGAGAATTTATATAGGGATTCATGCCAAGAGAAATCATAGTGAAAATTGTTCCTAAAAGATAAATTCTCATATAAGGTAAAGCATAATTCATAAGAGTATTAGAGGCTCCAAATAAAAATAATAGAGGTTTTGAAAAAAATAAACCTAAAAATGTTAAAATGAAACTAGTAATTATTAACATATAAAATGAAGTGTTCATGATATTTTTAGCTTCTTTTAAATTATTTTTTCCTCTTTCAATAGAACAGAGAGGGGCTCCCCCACTTCCAAATAAATTTGTAAAAGCATTAATAAGAGAAATAATTGGGAAACAAACTCCAACTCCAGCAAGAGCCAATGTTCCCTCATTAGGAATTCTACCTAAATATATTCTATCTACAATATTATACATTAGACTTAATGTCTGAGCTATCATCATAGGAAAAGCTGATAAAAATATGTTTTCAATGACTTTTCCATTGGAAAAATCAATTTGTTTTGCTTGCATTGAAAAATCACCTTGAAAATTAATTGTTTAAGATAAATTATATCATAAATTTAAGGAAAAAATTAATTTTAGAAATTAAAATTTTAAAATTAACATTATATGCAAAAAATTAGAATTAAGAATATTAAATAAAAAAGTTGTGGACAAATTGCCCACAACCTAAAATAATAATTATTAATCTTCTTGTTCTATCTTCATTTGGATATAGTCGTCATAAGACATTAATTTATCAACTATAGTTCCATCTGGTAATATTTCTATAATTCTATTTGCAACTGTTTGGATAAACTCATGGTCATGTCCAGCAAATACAATTGTTCCAGGGAATTTTATAAGAGCTTTGTTTAAAGATGTAATTGACTCAAGGTCTAAGTGGTCAGTAGGGTTATCAAATAGTAATGCATTAGCTCCTGACATCATCATTCTTGATAACATACATCTAACTTTTTCTCCTCCTGATAAAACTTTGGCTTTTTTAAGAGATTCTTCACCAGTAAATAACATTCTTCCTAAAAATCCTCTAACAAAAGCGTCATGTTGGTCAGGAGAATAAGGTCTTAACCATTCAACAAGGTCTAAATCAACACCATCAAAGAATTTAGAGTTATCTTTAGGCATATAAGCATGAGTTACAGTAACTCCCCAAGTAACACTTCCTGTATCTGGTTCTAAATCTCCAGCTAAAACAGAAAGTAAAGTTGTTTTTAAAATATCATTATCAGATATAATAACTACTTTATCTCCTGTATTGATAGTGAAAGATAAATCTTTGAAAATTTCAACACCATTTATAGATTTAGAAATATTTTCAACTTTTAACATATTGTTTCCAGCTTCTCTATCAGGTTTAAATTCAATAAATGGATATTTTCTATTTGAAACCTGCATATCTTCAAGTTGCAATTTTTCTAATTGTTTCTTTCTAGATGTAGCTTGTTTAGATTTAGCAGCATTAGCTGAGAATCTAGCTATAAATTCTTGTAATTCTTGTCTTTTTTGTTCCAATTTTTTATTTTTATTAGCTATTAAACTTAACATAAGTTGGCTTGACTCATACCAGAAATCATAGTTTCCAACAAACATTTTAATTTTTCCATAGTCTATATCAGCTATATGTGTACAAACTTTGTTTAAGAAATGTCTATCATGAGAAACAACAATAACAGTAGTATCATCTAAATCCATTAAGAAATTTTCTAACCAAGCAACAGCTTTTATATCAAGTCCGTTTGTAGGCTCGTCTAAAAGAAGTACATCTGGATGACCAAATAATGCTTGTGCAAGTAAAACTTTAACTTTTAAAGGTTCCTCTAAATCTCTCATAAAAGCTTCGTGAAGATTAGCTTTTATTCCAAGTCCTGTAAGTAATGTAGCAGCCTCAGATTCAGCATCCCAACCATTAAGTTCAGCAAATTCTCCCTCTAAATCAGCAGCCCTCATTCCATCTTCTTCTGTAAAATCTTCTTTAGCATAGATTTCATTTTTTTCAACTATAATATCCCAAAGTCTTTTATGTCCCATAAGAACAACATCTAAAACTTTTGAGTCTTCAAAAGCAAAGTGATTTTGTGATAAAACAGCCATTCTTTTGTTTTTATCTAATATAACTTCCCCTTCAGTTGGAGTGATAACTCCAGAAAGTATTTTAACAAAAGTAGATTTTCCAGCTCCATTAGCTCCAATTAATCCGTAACAGTTTCCTGGTGT
This genomic interval from Fusobacterium sp. FSA-380-WT-3A contains the following:
- a CDS encoding ABC-F family ATP-binding cassette domain-containing protein, whose amino-acid sequence is MISTSNLSMRFPDKKLFEDVNIKFTPGNCYGLIGANGAGKSTFVKILSGVITPTEGEVILDKNKRMAVLSQNHFAFEDSKVLDVVLMGHKRLWDIIVEKNEIYAKEDFTEEDGMRAADLEGEFAELNGWDAESEAATLLTGLGIKANLHEAFMRDLEEPLKVKVLLAQALFGHPDVLLLDEPTNGLDIKAVAWLENFLMDLDDTTVIVVSHDRHFLNKVCTHIADIDYGKIKMFVGNYDFWYESSQLMLSLIANKNKKLEQKRQELQEFIARFSANAAKSKQATSRKKQLEKLQLEDMQVSNRKYPFIEFKPDREAGNNMLKVENISKSINGVEIFKDLSFTINTGDKVVIISDNDILKTTLLSVLAGDLEPDTGSVTWGVTVTHAYMPKDNSKFFDGVDLDLVEWLRPYSPDQHDAFVRGFLGRMLFTGEESLKKAKVLSGGEKVRCMLSRMMMSGANALLFDNPTDHLDLESITSLNKALIKFPGTIVFAGHDHEFIQTVANRIIEILPDGTIVDKLMSYDDYIQMKIEQED